The Aedes albopictus strain Foshan chromosome 2, AalbF5, whole genome shotgun sequence region aatcagagaatcagagaatcagagaatcagagaatcagagaatcagagaatcagtgaatcagacaatcagacaatcagacaatcagacaatcagacaatcagacaatcagagaatcagagaatcagagaatcagagaatcagagaatcagagaatcagagaatcagagaatcagagaatcagagaatcagagaatcagagaatcagagaatcagagaatcagagaatcagagaatcagagaatcagagaatcagagaatcagagaatcagagaatcagagaatcagagaatcagagaatcagagaatcagagaatcagagaatcagagaatcagagaatcagagaatcagagaatcagagaatcagagaatcagagaatcagagaatcagagaatcagagaatcagagaatcagagaatcagagaatcagagaatcagagaatcagagaatcagagaatcagagaatcagagaatcagagaatcagagaatcagagaatcagagaatcagagaatcagagaatcagagaatcagagaatcagagaatcagagaatcagagaatcagagaatcagagaatcagagaatcagagaatcagagaatcagagaatcagagaatcagagaatcagagaatcagagaatcagagaatcagagaatcagagaatcagagaatcagagaatcagagaatcagagaatcagagaatcagagaatcagagaatcagagaatcagagaatcagagaatcagagaatcagagaatcagagaatcagagaatcagagaatcagagaatcagagaatcagagaatcagagaatcagagaatcagagaatcagagaatcagagaatcagtgaatcagagaatcagagaatcagagaatcagagaatcagagaatcagagaatcagagaatcagagaatcagagaatcagagaatcagagaatcagagaatcagagaatcagagaatcagagaatcagagaatcagagaatcagagaatcagagaagcagagaatcagagaatcagagaatcagagaatcagagaatcagagaatcagagaatcagagaatcagagaatcagagaatcagagaatcaaaaaATCGGAGAATCGGAAATAAGAAATCAAAAATCATAAATCAAATCTGAATTCctgaaatcaaaaatcaaaaatataaaaaaaatataaattaaaattgAAGAAATATTCGAAAAGCCATAAAAGCTACAAAAGTCAGTTGattgagaaaaaaatgaaaagtcAGAAGAGATCAAAACAATTTGAAAAGTTAGAAATATTATAATAAGTCTAGAAAGCCCAAGAAGTAACAAAAGACAGAACTATAAAATACTGACAGAAATGCAGACAAGTTGGAAAAGCTGAAATATCAGAAAGTTGAATAAAAAGTAGAACGAAAAAGCTACTTGAGGATTTAAAAATAAACTGGTAAATCAAAAAACCAGTAATAAGATTTGAGCATTTGCAGATTGAGGTCAAGTAGTACAGTAATCACTAACAGGAAGTCAATATCCACTTTCAATTTTATCGCTGACTTCTACCATTGAGCCAGCCGACTTACCACCTACTTAGCTTGTCTGTTAACAAGCACCCGAAAACCACATTCCGACAAAAGTGTTAACTCCCAGACCACAGAACACACGACCTTTGGCACACCGTACTTACCTACTCGGCCCAAACCCCGACCCGAAGTTTTGTTATCCCGTCGAGAATTGTGTCTCAATGCACTTACGATGCTATTACTACCACTGCATCACCCGGGTGCACCCGTGCTATACTACAAAGCGTTTGTTGGGAAGCATTCCCATATGAATGGTACGCAATTTGTAGAATCATTGTTCTTGCGGCCACATGCATCGCCATCGCTGCTGGCTGGTTGCTGCCCGAGGACTCAACCGACCTCGANNNNNNNNNNNNNNNNNNNNNNNNNNNNNNNNNNNNNNNNNNNNNNNNNNNNNNNNNNNNNNNNNNNNNNNNNNNNNNNNNNNNNNNNNNNNNNNNNNNNNNNNNNNNNNNNNNNNNNNNNNNNNNNNNNNNNNNNNNNNNNNNNNNNNNNNNNNNNNNNNNNNNNNNNNNNNNNNNNNNNNNNNNNNNNNNNNNNNNNNNNNNNNNNNNNNNNNNNNNNNNNNNNNNNNNNNNNNNNNNNNNNNNNNNNNNNNNNNNNNNNNNNNNNNNNNNNNNNNNNNNNNNNNNNNNNNNNNNNNNNNNNNNNNNNNNNNNNNNNNNNNNNNNNNNNNNNNNNNNNNNNNNNNNNNNNNNNNNNNNNNNNNNNNNNNNNNNNNNNNNNNNNNNNNNNNNNNNNNNNNNNNNNNNNNNNNNNNNNNNNNNNNNNNNNNNNNNNNNNNNNNNNNNNNNNNNNNNNNNNNNNNNNNNNNNNNNNNNNNNNNNNNNNNNNNNNNNNNNNNagaatgtcaactgaatcataaaaagtCCCTGAtattcaagcttacagttcaagttttgtTTTGGACTACAGAAAAAATGCTGTTACTATTAAACTTAAACATCGATTTTATTTCACATTATTATTCGTATTTATGTGGACTCTTTGGCAAAATAGCTAGAAAAAAAAGACTGCTCCACGtttttctgaaaagtttctgTTATTCTGGAAATCTAAAAAAGTGTATTTGGAAACCCCTGTAACGAATATTTGTGAATCGTGATTGATTTTGTCGAAATTAATGACTGttcattaagggcggacgggacggtcggggaaatatccgccattgcgctgttgctactaagatggtaatctcagattctacttcatattttgcaacaaaaacctatcactgtgtatgctcacttgcagtgcatatgctgattgtttttcagcatcttcagtgcgatagaactcgagataaccatcttcaaaatcgcgaggcaaattgttagaaagagaggcaagatagggaaaataacacggcgtcccgtttcaccttaaagaaagtggacatctgtttaccaatagtttagagttaaaactaaacaaaaaaaatgtaaatttttgctcagtgtgtaaaaacattgttcacttcggcaatacactcaaagaaaacgaaaaaagtaagaaatttcgagcgatacgtcgtattagctttgcgactagcagattaattctgcacaattggtgttccaaaaagttgtcgtttcgagaattgacttactaatacacttccgggaccgcaattttttaacgctaagctggggacagatgtgccggatgatgtagggtacatcagaactgaaaaatttgggaaaaggtttttggtgtggcaagccgattgttcatgtggcttaaagagttcttcgtattttacaacgggaacaatcaacggtgaaaataacagaaaggaatgcatcaaaaaacgacttctacccatctaccgaaaacatacggatcctcttttgttttaggcggatctggcatccgcttattacgcttcttctacactagagatgctcaagacggaaaaaagtcggttttgtcgaaaaatggcaaaatccacaaaacttctctgaacagcgtcatgtggaaaaatatcggaagaatcctcgaaagCGTTCTTAGATGAATCCTATAGAAGAATTCCTACaatctttggatgattttctggaggagacctaagagCCCATACAGCCGAGCCTGTGAACGTGGTTTGAATCCCGGTCGATTCAGGTTCttttgtaatggaaatttcctcggCTTCCTAGGGCATATAGAGTATCTTCAGAGTATTTAAAAAAAGGAAGAGTCAAAGAAAGGAGGCTACGAGAAATTAACAAgacttgttctttttttttcacacCGTCAAGAAGTTCAACGAGGGCAATGTCAATATTAAAAAAACGCATTATGGTTTTCATTGCGATTAAAGCTTTATTCCTCTAAAACACTTAAAGCTCAATACACCAATAGTATAGCACACTGACAAACGTTCATCATTCCATACATTCCGATAGTAAATTTAAAGCGATTACTTGATTTAAAACCACTTAAAACATTCCGAAGGGGTCCCACACTTTCAGTAATTACTGAACGCCGCAGAAGGTGGAATGCGCAGAGGGAACCCCCATCATGGGAAGGTTCTAGAACCCTGATATGTACACATCTAAAAGCATCAAATGCTAAGACTATTCTACTGCGGTTCACCTAAATCACATCTCAATTATTACTCGTCGATTAGGTATATTGCAATGCTTAAGTCTTCATGTCGCCGCTTCCCGTTCCACCGGCGCTCGCTTCCAGTCCTTGGCCGGTGGAAGAAGTTCCGGAAAGCATTGTGGCGCTGCTGCTCGACTGCGACTGTTGCGGTGAGGACAGCAACGCCGTCAGCGTAGCATGCGAGGAACTCAATGAAGAGACCCGTGGCCTCGGTTGAATAGAACTAGgaactgctgctgatgctgccaCTGATGTGGACGTTGCTGCGGGTGGTGGTTTGACCACACTCGAGTCGGCACTGTCTTTGATGAGCTTCTGAACCTTGGCGTAGATGAGTTCCGGTAGCTTGAAGCCTTGTAGATCTGAGAGTTTCATGTACGGGTTGTTGGCGTATTCCGAGTTGCGTTCGGCCAGTTTTCTGACTTCGTCGAGGACCAGTAGGAAGAAGCGGCCATTCCTGTTGAGTGGGGAGATTTGCTTCTGCTGAAGGAGCCAATCGCGGTCTTGGTTATCCGGACAGTAGCGTAGAATTTCCGGATGTTTGTTGGCTAGTCGTTCGCGGAAGTCTGGAACTCCTAGGGCTCGACCGGCTTTGAAATCTAGTATGAATTGTGTCTCGGGACTGATGGTAGTTGTGTAAACGGTGGGGTTTAGAACGGAAGGTCTAATCTGATATGGTAATGAGCCTTGGACGTTTCCCAGTGATTGAAGAATCGAATAGTGGTTTTGGGAGTAGAGGGATCCTTGCAAGAAGTACTGTCGTTTGAAGCTGTCTTGTTGGTTCGGCTCCGGAAGCTTTCGTTTCAAGGCTTGCTGGAGAAGACTGGTTGTTCCAGATGGCACCACATTATCGGTACTCGAGTCGGAATCACTCAGTTCCATCCCAGGGGTGTTAGCCCTCGAAAGGGAATTCTCCGCCGGGGAAGCAATCTGTCCAACGTATTGACTTTTGCTGTTCTCCAGCAAAGAACAATATATCGTTTTCAAAGTTTCTTCCGATATTGCACTCTCCCCCAGGTTCTCCTTGATGTTCTTGATGGCTGGTATGAAGAACAACGAACTGAACTTCTTAACTACCACCTCAATCTCCTTATCGAACAGATACTGAATATTCGCTCTCAACAACTCGAGTGACTTCAATGCCGCATCCCCTGCCGACTGAGAAATGTGCGACCTTCCAGAATATCGCATCTTCATCACCTCTAGCATGGCCTCACCACTCAACTTGGGACGTTGCATCTTAGAACCTCCAGTCCCAGACCCATCCATTTCGCTAGCGATCACGTTTTGTGGCGCCAATTCAGAAGAACTTGTTGCTGCCGATGCCGACGCAGTAAGACCGACGCTGTTGCTATTGCTCGCCGCCgtcgtgctgctgctgctgccactgtTGTTGGAGTTGGTGGAGGAACGCCACACTCGTTGGATAACCATGGTTGGGCGCGGGAGGACTCAGCGGTGGATGATTGGATATTACTTCCGGTGGGATGAGGAACTTGAGCACGTGATTGGGCTGTAATTTAAAAATAAGGTGAGATTACGCCTAAATTtacacaataataaaaacaaattacGATGGAGATGTGAAAATTGCCTAGAGTTAGACTATGTGAGTGACATCTACATTGTTTGGGTCATGGTATGTTCATTTGTAGATGGTCTGGAACCAGACGCTAAAATTCAGACGCTAGAGCGATGCCAAAATTTCTGCATGTACACGGAGAAATATTTTAATCCATCgaataaaagttaaaaatatgGGTAAACAGCGTTGGGTTGTTTTCCCTTCCCATTCCTCGCCCCACAGGAATGTTATTGAAAACAAAGAGAAAAATACCGACGCaaccgctgctcttccgtggaagaagtcaATATTGTTTATTTTTGACGTCACaatttgagttgcataagatcATCGGTAGAATCTCAATTTGActcaactcaaatttgagtatatcttttaaactcacactaggtagtttTCCTTGACCTCCTGCAAAAAATATAcacaagagtaggtaaattcaacccaatggtGAGTTTTTTCTACCTAATTTTGCCAAAAACGGCATTTAcgcaaaattggcttattgggccaaagTACACCCTGTAGTGACCGACATCGGCCGGAATCCTTCCCTGAATCGGAAGCGGATAAAACGAGAGATCCGGATCCCCCAACTCAACCTTTCCCCGCCACTATCTTCTACACACTCCCCGTTCGCGCTCCTCCTTCCTCACACTCCCTGCTGTCAATCCTCCACCAATGTATCTAACTTCCTAGGTCAGCTTGATGCATTACTATGCTGATATTAGTAAGCATGGCATTGGACCCTACATCCCACCTATTCTTTAAAACAAGTATCCAAATAACATCATTTTCCTGAAAGCTTGTTATTTGTGTCTAACGAATTGGTTATCACTGACATGCATACACGAAATGTGGAAATATCGATTTTATTATACAATCTTGTCTATCTTTACAAAGTATTCCACAATGGTTCTAAAATACACTACATGCTAAGCACATACATACACTTGCTTATTTCAAATAACCAGAACTAACAGTTCTACCTCTACATACTTATTTTGTGCAGGCATTTTCATTTCAATTTGAAAGACTGATCTCTACTGAGTGAAACTTTTACAATTGTTTATACCATTCTCTTTcccttgtttctttttttttcaattccataGCGGCCAACCAAGTGAGGCAGCTTGTGAACACATTGAAAGCATTGTATATTcaaaactgttatttttttttttttttttttgcgtctccATACCTATACCTCAATTCAGAAATGATACTACTTTTCTGAAACAAGAAGAAAGTATAAAAAAACAACTTTGCATGTAGTACTGCATACTTCCAAGACACTATCTGATACATTCTTTGTTGTTATGTTTTAATTGAGTTCAcataatgtgtttttttttcaatctgtgattattttttatagATTTTAAGAAACATTTCACACGCACATTTTCAAGATGCATAAGTAAAATGTCATCCGAGCGTGGCATATTGTTCAGTATAGTATCTTGCAATGCTTACAAATTCCCATCAAATTTCAGCACCATTAGGTTTGTATAAAACATCGTAAGTCAAAACGTGAACTATTAACTGTTGAATTTTGTAATTCATACCAATACTCACACTTTTCTCTCAATCATTTCCCTCATGTGGGAAAGATACATACTTCGACTAGCTCACTAGCAGATTACTAATTATTCCTTACATTCTCTTACATCATTAACCAATCATTCCTTCGTTACCCTATAGCCAAGATTCAAGCCGATACTTTGCCATTGGTCATTGAATTAATCATTATTTGCTTCACTGATTGTCAGACCGACGTAAAATCGACTCAACAGTTGATATCACATGGATTATCAAATAGATTTTTTTCCTATTATTCTTTACATCAGTTATCGACACAACTTCATTGATTTCCACATCGACACCTCCTAGTGATCCATATCCAGCCATTCCAATCCATATAACTTCATCGATTCTGAAATCGGTATTTcctcatcgattctcaaatcgacatTCCCTCATTGCCTCCGAGATTGCCTCACAGATTCCTACGATATAGCCTTATCAATTCTCATATCGAATAGCTCAAACCGATTAATCGATTCATAATCGAATTTAAAATACATACATATCCTACTAGATTTTATGACCAATATCTCTTTATTGCtacatttaaaaataaatatcCATTTATCGATTCTCCAATCAATATCTTTTTCTTGTTCTTTCCATTGGTTATCAAACCGTTTCGTTCATCAATTCTCAAATCGATTTCATACTATGCTCGATCCGATTCACAAATCGGTATCCTCTCATCGATTCTCCAATCGATATCGCTTTATCGATTCCAAATCAATAACACGTACAGATTCTCTTCATCAATTCTCAAATCGATATTCTTTTATGGATCCTCAAATCGATATCACTACGTCGATTCTCATATCGATTTcacttcatcgattctcaaatcgatttcacttcatcgattcttaaatcgatttcacttcatc contains the following coding sequences:
- the LOC134287421 gene encoding deoxynucleotidyltransferase terminal-interacting protein 1-like — encoded protein: MVIQRVWRSSTNSNNSGSSSSTTAASNSNSVGLTASASAATSSSELAPQNVIASEMDGSGTGGSKMQRPKLSGEAMLEVMKMRYSGRSHISQSAGDAALKSLELLRANIQYLFDKEIEVVVKKFSSLFFIPAIKNIKENLGESAISEETLKTIYCSLLENSKSQYVGQIASPAENSLSRANTPGMELSDSDSSTDNVVPSGTTSLLQQALKRKLPEPNQQDSFKRQYFLQGSLYSQNHYSILQSLGNVQGSLPYQIRPSVLNPTVYTTTISPETQFILDFKAGRALGVPDFRERLANKHPEILRYCPDNQDRDWLLQQKQISPLNRNGRFFLLVLDEVRKLAERNSEYANNPYMKLSDLQGFKLPELIYAKVQKLIKDSADSSVVKPPPAATSTSVAASAAVPSSIQPRPRVSSLSSSHATLTALLSSPQQSQSSSSATMLSGTSSTGQGLEASAGGTGSGDMKT